The Castor canadensis chromosome 13, mCasCan1.hap1v2, whole genome shotgun sequence genome has a window encoding:
- the Zfp37 gene encoding zinc finger protein 37 homolog isoform X1, translated as MAGSEPAGSDAVKEGSMTFKDVTMAFTQKEWEQLGPAQRNLYKDVMLENYSNRDSMGCQAPKPDVISKLEKREEPWLEEGKRPSQSHLSKIARPRQMGTSEKEAEQDDDQPENNQMCQNKPIREVAVKKKTPTKKKGVECGSQERKHTVNAKHITSKKKLDSQEKNLKQNLDLPAQIKNCAKKTPDTAKEHGKSLSHSLSDRKKDKNQAGKKCKKLSNQNLSDRCDKTQTSKKHEKLCHHNESPTKQDKIQTGKKREKSVSHSSCTKPDKTQACVKPYECNQCGKVLSHKQGLIDHQRVHTGEKPYECSECGIAFSQKSHLVVHQRTHTGEKPYECIQCGKAHGHKHALTDHLRIHTGEKPYECTECGKAFRHSSNLIQHVRTHTGEKPYECKECGKSFRYNSSLTEHVRTHTGEIPYECNECGKAFKYSSSLTKHMRIHTGEKPFECNECGKTFSKKSHLIIHQRTHTKEKPYKCNECGKAFGHSSSLTYHMRTHTGESPFECNQCGKAFKQIEGLTQHQRVHSGEKPYECNDCGKAFSQKAHLIVHQRTHTGEKPYECNECGKAFNAKSQLVIHQRSHTGEEPYECSKCGKSFKQNTSLTKHVKTHSEEESFE; from the exons GGATCCATGACATTCAAAGATGTGACTATGGCCTTTACTCAGAAGGAATGGGAGCAACTGGGTCCTGCTCAGAGGAACCTGTACAAGGATGTGATGCTGGAAAACTACAGCAACCGAGACTCAATGG GGTGTCAAGCTCCCAAACCAGATGTTATCTCCAAgttggaaaaaagagaagagcCCTGGCTGGAGGAGGGGAAAAGACCCAGTCAAAGTCATCTGAGTAAAATAGCAAGACCCAGGCAAATGGGAACTAGTGAAA AAGAAGCTGAGCAAGATGATGACCAGCCAGAGAATAACCAGATGTGTCAAAACAAACCTATCAGGGAAGTTGCAGTCAAGAAGAAAACTCCAACTAAGAAGAAAGGCGTGGAGTGTGGTTCACAGGAGAGAAAACATACTGTGAATGCAAAACACATTACTTCAAAAAAGAAGCTTGATTCacaagaaaagaatttgaaacaGAATTTAGACTTACCTGCTCAAATAAAAAACTGTGCAAAAAAGACACCTGATACAGCTAAAGAACATGGGAAATCATTGAGTCATAGCTTATCtgatagaaagaaagacaaaaatcaagctggaaagaaatgtaagaaattaTCCAACCAAAATTTATCTGATAGGTGTGACAAAACACAAACCAGCAAGAAACATGAGAAATTATGCCATCATAATGAATCCCCTACTAAGCAAGACAAAATTCAAACTGGAAAGAAACGTGAGAAATCAGTCAGCCATAGCTCATGTACTAAGCCTGACAAAACTCAAGCTTGTgtgaaaccctatgaatgtaatcAATGTGGAAAGGTTCTCAGCCATAAACAAGGACTCATTGACCATCAGAGagttcatactggagagaagcctTATGAATGTAGTGAATGTGGGATAGCCTTTAGCCAAAAGTCCCACCTTGTGGTTCATcagagaactcacactggagaaaaaccataTGAATGTATTCAGTGTGGCAAAGCCCATGGTCATAAACATGCCCTCACTGACCATCTGAGGATTCATACTGGGGAAAAGCCCTATGAATGTactgaatgtgggaaagccttcagacACAGCTCAAACCTTATTCAACATGTGAGAACGCATACAGGTGAGAAGCCTTATGAATGCAAAGAGTGTGGAAAATCCTTCAGGTATAACTCATCTCTTACTGAACATGTGAGAACTCATACAGGTGAAATACCATATGAATGTAATGAATGTGGCAAAGCTTTTAAATATAGCTCATCCCTGACTAAGCATATGCGAATTCATACTGGTGAGAAACCTTTTGAGTGTAATGAATGTGGGAAAACTTTCAGCAAGAAGTCACACCTCATTATACATCAAAGAACTCACACAAAGGAGAAACCTTATAAATGTaatgaatgtggaaaagcctttggACATAGCTCATCTCTTACTTATCATATGAGAACTCACACAGGTGAAAGTCCCTTTGAATGTAACCAATGTGGGAAGGCCTTTAAACAAATTGAAGGCCTTACTCAACATCAGAGAGTTCATAgtggggagaagccctatgagTGTAATgactgtgggaaagcctttagccAAAAGGCACACCTCATTGTACATCAGAGAACTCATACCggggagaaaccctatgaatgtaatgaatgtgggaaagccttcaatGCA